A single genomic interval of Rhododendron vialii isolate Sample 1 chromosome 3a, ASM3025357v1 harbors:
- the LOC131320749 gene encoding (-)-alpha-terpineol synthase-like isoform X2, with protein MALALGVAVPTSFYSPTRQRLPSQTSASRVYAHGRVQRTFRCMAVSLQTCKQNIVRRSANYQPPIWDYDYVQSLNSKYVGDVYTKRAAKLVEDVKKMLDKVADPFVGLDMIDDLQRLGVFYHFEEDIKRVLENISNNSSNDWNGEDLHGTALKFRLMRQHGYNIPQGVFERFMDESGSFKACLHQDINGMLYLYEASYLSVEGESILDEARDFTTKYLRQSLKRRDIHHDLAMLVSHALELPLHWRVTRLEARWFIDVYERRPDINPTLLQLAKLDYNMVQATHQSDLKHTSRWWKGTGLGEKWSFARDRLMENFLWTVGMDFKPQFGYHRRVTTIVNALITTIDDVYDVYGTLDELLLFTNAVERWDITAMEQLPDYMKICFLALFNSINEIGYNTLKEQGVHIIPYLQKMDEMKRGDIPKSIQCYMHETGASEKEAREHIKYLIGETWKKMNKDRGVESPCSHTFVELALNLGRMAQCMYQYGDGHAAQDVDSRDRVLSLLINPVPLV; from the exons ATGGCACTTGCTCTTGGCGTTGCAGTTCCTACTTCTTTTTACTCTCCTACCAGGCAGAGGCTACCATCTCAAACCAGTGCCTCACGAGTATATGCTCATGGCCGAGTTCAACGTACCTTTCGATGCATGGCTGTTAGCCTGCAGACTTGCAAGCAAAATATTGTTAGGCGATCCGCGAACTACCAACCTCCCATTTGGGACTACGACTACGTGCAGTCACTCAATAGTAAATACGTG GGAGATGTGTACACAAAACGGGCTGCGAAGTTGGTGGAAGATGTGAAGAAAATGCTTGACAAGGTAGCGGATCCATTCGTTGGACTTGATATGATTGATGACTTGCAAAGGCTTGGAGTGTTTTACCATTTCGAGGAGGATATAAAGAGAGTATTGGAAAACATATCGAACAACAGTTCTAATGACTGGAACGGAGAGGATTTGCATGGCACAGCTCTCAAATTTAGACTTATGAGGCAACATGGATATAATATTCCCCAAG GGGTTTTCGAGAGGTTTATGGACGAGTCAGGGAGCTTCAAAGCTTGTCTTCACCAAGATATAAATGGAATGCTATATTTGTATGAAGCTTCTTACCTTTCGGTTGAGGGTGAAAGTATATTGGACGAGGCTAGAGATTTCACAACCAAATATCTCAGACAAAGCCTGAAGAGGAGGGATATTCATCATGATCTTGCTATGCTAGTGAGTCACGCTTTGGAGCTTCCACTACATTGGAGGGTGACACGGCTGGAGGCAAGGTGGTTCATTGATGTGTACGAGAGAAGACCCGATATCAATCCGACGTTGCTTCAGCTTGCTAAACTAGATTACAACATGGTGCAAGCAACTCACCAATCAGATCTAAAGCATACGTCAAG GTGGTGGAAAGGTACAGGTTTGGGAGAAAAGTGGAGCTTTGCTAGGGACAGATTGATGGAAAATTTCTTATGGACTGTTGGGATGGACTTCAAGCCACAGTTTGGGTACCACAGGAGAGTGACTACGATAGTCAACGCCCTGATAACAACAATCGATGATGTATATGATGTTTATGGTACATTGGATGAGCTTCTGCTCTTTACCAATGCAGTTGAGAG GTGGGATATAACTGCAATGGAACAGCTTCCTGACTATATGAAGATATGTTTCCTTGCTCTTTTCAACTCGATAAATGAAATAGGTTACAACACTCTTAAGGAGCAAGGTGTTCACATCATCCCTTACCTTCAGAAAATG GATGAAATGAAGAGAGGTGATATTCCGAAATCAATCCAATGTTACATGCACGAAACCGGTGCATCAGAGAAGGAAGCCAGAGAACACATCAAATACTTGATTGGTGAGACATGGAAGAAGATGAATAAAGACCGAGGCGTGGAATCTCCTTGCTCCCATACATTTGTCGAACTTGCGCTGAATCTTGGAAGGATGGCTCAATGTATGTACCAATACGGGGATGGTCATGCTGCTCAAGATGTTGACAGTAGAGATCGAGTCTTGTCACTGCTAATCAATCCCGTTCCCCTCgtataa
- the LOC131320749 gene encoding terpene synthase 10-like isoform X1 translates to MALALGVAVPTSFYSPTRQRLPSQTSASRVYAHGRVQRTFRCMAVSLQTCKQNIVRRSANYQPPIWDYDYVQSLNSKYVGDVYTKRAAKLVEDVKKMLDKVADPFVGLDMIDDLQRLGVFYHFEEDIKRVLENISNNSSNDWNGEDLHGTALKFRLMRQHGYNIPQGVFERFMDESGSFKACLHQDINGMLYLYEASYLSVEGESILDEARDFTTKYLRQSLKRRDIHHDLAMLVSHALELPLHWRVTRLEARWFIDVYERRPDINPTLLQLAKLDYNMVQATHQSDLKHTSRWWKGTGLGEKWSFARDRLMENFLWTVGMDFKPQFGYHRRVTTIVNALITTIDDVYDVYGTLDELLLFTNAVERWDITAMEQLPDYMKICFLALFNSINEIGYNTLKEQGVHIIPYLQKMWADLCKCYLLEAKWYYSGYTPTFEEYTNNAWISISGPVILTHAYFLSTSPITMEGSQWLVKYPNIIQWSATILRLANDLGTSPDEMKRGDIPKSIQCYMHETGASEKEAREHIKYLIGETWKKMNKDRGVESPCSHTFVELALNLGRMAQCMYQYGDGHAAQDVDSRDRVLSLLINPVPLV, encoded by the exons ATGGCACTTGCTCTTGGCGTTGCAGTTCCTACTTCTTTTTACTCTCCTACCAGGCAGAGGCTACCATCTCAAACCAGTGCCTCACGAGTATATGCTCATGGCCGAGTTCAACGTACCTTTCGATGCATGGCTGTTAGCCTGCAGACTTGCAAGCAAAATATTGTTAGGCGATCCGCGAACTACCAACCTCCCATTTGGGACTACGACTACGTGCAGTCACTCAATAGTAAATACGTG GGAGATGTGTACACAAAACGGGCTGCGAAGTTGGTGGAAGATGTGAAGAAAATGCTTGACAAGGTAGCGGATCCATTCGTTGGACTTGATATGATTGATGACTTGCAAAGGCTTGGAGTGTTTTACCATTTCGAGGAGGATATAAAGAGAGTATTGGAAAACATATCGAACAACAGTTCTAATGACTGGAACGGAGAGGATTTGCATGGCACAGCTCTCAAATTTAGACTTATGAGGCAACATGGATATAATATTCCCCAAG GGGTTTTCGAGAGGTTTATGGACGAGTCAGGGAGCTTCAAAGCTTGTCTTCACCAAGATATAAATGGAATGCTATATTTGTATGAAGCTTCTTACCTTTCGGTTGAGGGTGAAAGTATATTGGACGAGGCTAGAGATTTCACAACCAAATATCTCAGACAAAGCCTGAAGAGGAGGGATATTCATCATGATCTTGCTATGCTAGTGAGTCACGCTTTGGAGCTTCCACTACATTGGAGGGTGACACGGCTGGAGGCAAGGTGGTTCATTGATGTGTACGAGAGAAGACCCGATATCAATCCGACGTTGCTTCAGCTTGCTAAACTAGATTACAACATGGTGCAAGCAACTCACCAATCAGATCTAAAGCATACGTCAAG GTGGTGGAAAGGTACAGGTTTGGGAGAAAAGTGGAGCTTTGCTAGGGACAGATTGATGGAAAATTTCTTATGGACTGTTGGGATGGACTTCAAGCCACAGTTTGGGTACCACAGGAGAGTGACTACGATAGTCAACGCCCTGATAACAACAATCGATGATGTATATGATGTTTATGGTACATTGGATGAGCTTCTGCTCTTTACCAATGCAGTTGAGAG GTGGGATATAACTGCAATGGAACAGCTTCCTGACTATATGAAGATATGTTTCCTTGCTCTTTTCAACTCGATAAATGAAATAGGTTACAACACTCTTAAGGAGCAAGGTGTTCACATCATCCCTTACCTTCAGAAAATG TGGGCAGATTTATGCAAATGTTACTTACTGGAGGCAAAGTGGTACTATAGCGGATACACACCGACCTTTGAAGAATACACAAACAATGCGTGGATTTCAATTTCAGGTCCCGTGATACTAACCCATGCTTATTTTCTAAGTACAAGTCCCATAACCATGGAGGGCTCGCAATGGCTAGTGAAATACCCCAATATAATACAGTGGTCGGCTACTATTTTACGACTTGCAAATGATTTGGGAACATCACCG GATGAAATGAAGAGAGGTGATATTCCGAAATCAATCCAATGTTACATGCACGAAACCGGTGCATCAGAGAAGGAAGCCAGAGAACACATCAAATACTTGATTGGTGAGACATGGAAGAAGATGAATAAAGACCGAGGCGTGGAATCTCCTTGCTCCCATACATTTGTCGAACTTGCGCTGAATCTTGGAAGGATGGCTCAATGTATGTACCAATACGGGGATGGTCATGCTGCTCAAGATGTTGACAGTAGAGATCGAGTCTTGTCACTGCTAATCAATCCCGTTCCCCTCgtataa
- the LOC131320751 gene encoding (-)-alpha-terpineol synthase-like isoform X2, which yields MALALGVAVPTSFYSPTRPPSQISASPVYAHGRVQRIRCKAVSLQTCKQNVVRRSANYQPPIWDYDYVQSLNSKYVGDVYAKQAAKLVEDVKIMLDKVADPVVGLEMIDDLQRLGVFYHFEKDIKRVLENISNNSCSDRNEEDLSATALKFRLMRQHGYHIPQGVFERFMDESGSFKACLCEDINGMLYLYEASYFCVEGESTLEKARDFATKHLRQSLKRKDNHHDLAMLVSHALELPLHWRVTRLEARWFIDVYEKRPDMNPTFLQLAKLDYNMVQATHQADLKHTSRWWKGTGLGQKLSFARDRLMENFLWTVEVDFKPQFGYRRRAATIVNALITTIDDVYDVYGTLDELELFTNAVERWDITAMEQLPDYMKICFLALFNSINEMGYRTLKEQGVHSIPYLQKMDEMKKGDIPKSIQCYMHETGASEKEAREHIKYLIGETWKKMNKERGVKSLCSHTFVELALNLGRMAQCMYQYGDGHGAQGVETKDRVLSLLINPVPLV from the exons ATGGCACTTGCTCTTGGCGTTGCAGTTCCTACCTCTTTTTATTCTCCTACCAGGCCACCATCTCAAATCAGTGCCTCACCAGTATATGCTCATGGCCGAGTTCAACGTATTCGATGCAAGGCTGTTAGCCTGCAGACTTGCAAGCAAAATGTCGTTAGGCGATCAGCAAACTACCAACCTCCCATTTGGGACTATGACTACGTGCAGTCACTCAATAGTAAATACGTG GGAGATGTGTACGCAAAACAGGCTGCTAAGTTGGTGGAAGATGTGAAGATAATGCTTGACAAGGTAGCGGATCCAGTCGTTGGACTTGAGATGATTGACGACTTGCAAAGGCTTGGAGTGTTTTACCATTTCGAGAAGGATATAAAGAGAGTCTTGGAAAACATATCGAACAACAGTTGTAGTGACCGGAACGAAGAGGATTTGAGCGCCACAGCTCTCAAATTTAGACTTATGAGACAACATGGATATCATATTCCTCAAG GGGTTTTTGAGAGGTTTATGGACGAGTCAGGGAGCTTCAAAGCTTGTCTTTGCGAGGATATAAATGGAATGCTATATTTGTATGAAGCCTCCTACTTTTGTGTTGAGGGTGAAAGTACATTGGAGAAGGCTAGAGATTTCGCAACTAAACACCTCAGACAAAGCTTGAAGAGGAAAGATAATCATCATGATCTTGCCATGTTAGTGAGTCACGCCTTGGAACTTCCACTACATTGGAGGGTGACACGGCTGGAGGCAAGGTGGTTCATTGATGTGTATGAGAAAAGACCTGATATGAATCCAACGTTTCTTCAACTTGCTAAATTGGATTACAACATGGTGCAAGCAACTCACCAAGCAGATCTAAAGCATACGTCAAG GTGGTGGAAAGGTACAGGTTTGGGACAAAAGTTGAGCTTTGCTAGGGACAGATTGATGGAGAATTTCTTATGGACTGTTGAGGTGGACTTCAAGCCACAGTTTGGATACCGCAGGAGAGCGGCTACGATAGTCAATGCCCTGATAACAACAATCGACGATGTTTATGATGTTTACGGTACATTGGATGAGCTTGAGCTCTTTACCAATGCAGTTGAGAG GTGGGATATAACTGCAATGGAACAGCTTCCTGACTATATGAAGATATGTTTCCTTGCCCTTTTCAACTCGATAAATGAAATGGGTTACCGCACTCTTAAGGAGCAAGGTGTTCACAGCATCCCTTACCTTCAAAAAATG GATGAAATGAAGAAAGGTGACATTCCGAAATCAATCCAATGTTACATGCACGAAACCGGTGCATCAGAGAAGGAAGCTAGAGAACACATCAAATACTTGATTGGTGAGACATGGAAGAAGATGAATAAAGAACGAGGCGTGAAATCTCTCTGCTCCCATACATTTGTTGAACTTGCGCTGAATCTTGGAAGGATGGCTCAGTGTATGTACCAATACGGGGATGGTCATGGTGCTCAAGGTGTTGAGACTAAAGATCGAGTCTTGTCACTGCTAATCAATCCCGTTCCCCTCgtataa
- the LOC131320751 gene encoding terpene synthase 10-like isoform X1, producing the protein MALALGVAVPTSFYSPTRPPSQISASPVYAHGRVQRIRCKAVSLQTCKQNVVRRSANYQPPIWDYDYVQSLNSKYVGDVYAKQAAKLVEDVKIMLDKVADPVVGLEMIDDLQRLGVFYHFEKDIKRVLENISNNSCSDRNEEDLSATALKFRLMRQHGYHIPQGVFERFMDESGSFKACLCEDINGMLYLYEASYFCVEGESTLEKARDFATKHLRQSLKRKDNHHDLAMLVSHALELPLHWRVTRLEARWFIDVYEKRPDMNPTFLQLAKLDYNMVQATHQADLKHTSRWWKGTGLGQKLSFARDRLMENFLWTVEVDFKPQFGYRRRAATIVNALITTIDDVYDVYGTLDELELFTNAVERWDITAMEQLPDYMKICFLALFNSINEMGYRTLKEQGVHSIPYLQKMWADLCKCYLVEAKWYYSGYTPTFEEYMNNAWVSISAPVILTHAYFLSTSPITMEGLQWLVKYPNIIRWSATILRFADDLGTSSDEMKKGDIPKSIQCYMHETGASEKEAREHIKYLIGETWKKMNKERGVKSLCSHTFVELALNLGRMAQCMYQYGDGHGAQGVETKDRVLSLLINPVPLV; encoded by the exons ATGGCACTTGCTCTTGGCGTTGCAGTTCCTACCTCTTTTTATTCTCCTACCAGGCCACCATCTCAAATCAGTGCCTCACCAGTATATGCTCATGGCCGAGTTCAACGTATTCGATGCAAGGCTGTTAGCCTGCAGACTTGCAAGCAAAATGTCGTTAGGCGATCAGCAAACTACCAACCTCCCATTTGGGACTATGACTACGTGCAGTCACTCAATAGTAAATACGTG GGAGATGTGTACGCAAAACAGGCTGCTAAGTTGGTGGAAGATGTGAAGATAATGCTTGACAAGGTAGCGGATCCAGTCGTTGGACTTGAGATGATTGACGACTTGCAAAGGCTTGGAGTGTTTTACCATTTCGAGAAGGATATAAAGAGAGTCTTGGAAAACATATCGAACAACAGTTGTAGTGACCGGAACGAAGAGGATTTGAGCGCCACAGCTCTCAAATTTAGACTTATGAGACAACATGGATATCATATTCCTCAAG GGGTTTTTGAGAGGTTTATGGACGAGTCAGGGAGCTTCAAAGCTTGTCTTTGCGAGGATATAAATGGAATGCTATATTTGTATGAAGCCTCCTACTTTTGTGTTGAGGGTGAAAGTACATTGGAGAAGGCTAGAGATTTCGCAACTAAACACCTCAGACAAAGCTTGAAGAGGAAAGATAATCATCATGATCTTGCCATGTTAGTGAGTCACGCCTTGGAACTTCCACTACATTGGAGGGTGACACGGCTGGAGGCAAGGTGGTTCATTGATGTGTATGAGAAAAGACCTGATATGAATCCAACGTTTCTTCAACTTGCTAAATTGGATTACAACATGGTGCAAGCAACTCACCAAGCAGATCTAAAGCATACGTCAAG GTGGTGGAAAGGTACAGGTTTGGGACAAAAGTTGAGCTTTGCTAGGGACAGATTGATGGAGAATTTCTTATGGACTGTTGAGGTGGACTTCAAGCCACAGTTTGGATACCGCAGGAGAGCGGCTACGATAGTCAATGCCCTGATAACAACAATCGACGATGTTTATGATGTTTACGGTACATTGGATGAGCTTGAGCTCTTTACCAATGCAGTTGAGAG GTGGGATATAACTGCAATGGAACAGCTTCCTGACTATATGAAGATATGTTTCCTTGCCCTTTTCAACTCGATAAATGAAATGGGTTACCGCACTCTTAAGGAGCAAGGTGTTCACAGCATCCCTTACCTTCAAAAAATG TGGGCAGATTTATGTAAATGTTACTTAGTGGAGGCAAAGTGGTACTATAGCGGATACACACCGACCTTTGAAGAATACATGAACAATGCCTGGGTTTCAATTTCAGCTCCCGTGATACTAACTCATGCTTATTTTCTAAGTACAAGTCCCATAACCATGGAGGGCTTGCAATGGTTGGTGAAATACCCCAATATAATACGATGGTCGGCCACTATTTTACGATTTGCAGATGATTTGGGAACATCATCG GATGAAATGAAGAAAGGTGACATTCCGAAATCAATCCAATGTTACATGCACGAAACCGGTGCATCAGAGAAGGAAGCTAGAGAACACATCAAATACTTGATTGGTGAGACATGGAAGAAGATGAATAAAGAACGAGGCGTGAAATCTCTCTGCTCCCATACATTTGTTGAACTTGCGCTGAATCTTGGAAGGATGGCTCAGTGTATGTACCAATACGGGGATGGTCATGGTGCTCAAGGTGTTGAGACTAAAGATCGAGTCTTGTCACTGCTAATCAATCCCGTTCCCCTCgtataa